The Denticeps clupeoides chromosome 4, fDenClu1.1, whole genome shotgun sequence genome segment CCGATCTGGTAGTGGAAGGAGTGTCCGGTGGAGTTGACGCCGACGATGGCCGACGTGGGCCCGCTGCTGCCGCCGTCGGGGTGGTAGCCGCCATCGCTGGCCTCCTGCTTAATCCCTCTGGACAGCACGTTGCTGGGGAACACGCCGGGCTCATAGTTGCCGCTCAGGGAGGAGATGGGCGGCCCCAGGATCCCGGAGAGGCTGTACTCGTCAATATTGTCCCTCAGGGACAAGTACGTGGTCTCTGAAGCCGGAAGTAGGCCCATGTTGTGCTGGTGCAAGTCACCGTAGTGCGGATTCAAGCACGCGTCCTCCTTCAGCTCGCTCTTGATGTGGGGTACAAACGGGGCGCTGATGACGTTGGCAGTCTTGTTGCTGTCCGCACCCTGACACATGCTCCGCAGCTCCGAGTCGGGCTCGCTCTTGATGTACTTCAGCACGCCCATCTGGTCCACGCCCACGTTGTACACCTCACCGTCTACACTCTCCACCTTGGGGAACTCGAAGGCTTTGAACTCGCCGGCGTCCGGCCCTCCCGGACTCTGGGCGCCGCTCTGGACCAGGCCCAGGCCGCTGGGGGGGCTCGCGGCAGGGAAGCCCGCCGAGGGGGCATTTCTGGGGCTGGACGCGGCGAGCGAACTCCCGCAGGGTGGGCTGGACACGGACGGCCTGATGCCGTTGCAGGTGCTCCCGGTGGGGCTGGAGACGGAGGACCTCACATTCGGGTTGCAGGAGGGCGGCGACCGGACGCTGCTCATGCTCTGGGGGCTGGACAGGGGCGAGCGCATCACGTTCAGGGGACTCTCGAGGGGAGATCCGACTGTGCCAGACTCAATGGGGCTACAGGTTGTGGAGCTCCTGCGATGGACGTGGGCAACCAGGCCCATGGCACTGCTCACAGTTGCTGGATTCAAGGGACTCCCAATGGCCATGCAGCCTGTGGCAATGTAGGATGGGCTGGTAGTGGAGGTCACCATGTTGTTTACGGTCGGACTAGAGACGGACGTGGGCGTCGGAGGGTTGGAGGAGAGAGCAGAAACCAGGGCAGAACCTCCAGGGCAACACTCACCCAAGGGACTGTTAGTGTTCTGAGGCTCTGTGGCGAATGCCCCTGACAGTGGAGCTTTCATAGTCTGGCTCCCCACAGAAATGGCCTGAATGTCTTCCAGCACCCCTCGCCCACAGGACGGATAGACCTTCCCGGGGTTGCAGCTGGTGCCCGGAGCCCCCTGTTGCGGGCCGAACCCAAAGTCTCCCTCTCGGGCTGTGTTCATGTAAATACCCATGGATTCAGCCACAGCCTTGGAGAGCTCTTTGGAGTCTGCCTCGGGCTTGCCGCCATGGAGGGAGGCTTTCCTGCCACCGAAACCCGGGAAAGCGAAGAGCTGGTTCGCAGGCAGTCGGAGCGTGGGctgcgtctgctgctgctgcgtctGCGGCTGCCGCTCATCGGCCTTCGCGCTGCTCTCCTCGCAGCCAGCAGCTGCAGCGCCGGAGGACGGAGAACAGCTGACTTTCACAATGTCCAGGAGGACGTCGCTGCCGGTCAGGCTGCCCTCCTCTGCACCGCAACAGAACTCCATGGAGCCCGACGCCTGGACCCATCTGTCCTCTGTGTTACTTCCTTCAAAGAAACTTTGGTATCTTTTGGTCTCCATGATTGGATCATTTATACATACGGGATTTCTGGTTGACAAAGGAAGGAAAGGTGCAACATAAAATACAGTTAATcattacaatgacaattatAATGAACATAGTAATAAGGTCATGAGAATCGTGGGTTATtgttttgacatttacagcattcatcagcatttttt includes the following:
- the nr3c2 gene encoding mineralocorticoid receptor isoform X2; this translates as METKRYQSFFEGSNTEDRWVQASGSMEFCCGAEEGSLTGSDVLLDIVKVSCSPSSGAAAAGCEESSAKADERQPQTQQQQTQPTLRLPANQLFAFPGFGGRKASLHGGKPEADSKELSKAVAESMGIYMNTAREGDFGFGPQQGAPGTSCNPGKVYPSCGRGVLEDIQAISVGSQTMKAPLSGAFATEPQNTNSPLGECCPGGSALVSALSSNPPTPTSVSSPTVNNMVTSTTSPSYIATGCMAIGSPLNPATVSSAMGLVAHVHRRSSTTCSPIESGTVGSPLESPLNVMRSPLSSPQSMSSVRSPPSCNPNVRSSVSSPTGSTCNGIRPSVSSPPCGSSLAASSPRNAPSAGFPAASPPSGLGLVQSGAQSPGGPDAGEFKAFEFPKVESVDGEVYNVGVDQMGVLKYIKSEPDSELRSMCQGADSNKTANVISAPFVPHIKSELKEDACLNPHYGDLHQHNMGLLPASETTYLSLRDNIDEYSLSGILGPPISSLSGNYEPGVFPSNVLSRGIKQEASDGGYHPDGGSSGPTSAIVGVNSTGHSFHYQIGAQGTMSFSRHDMRDPTSSLLNLISPVASLMDTWKARPGMPPGALPSRAEGYPGQGYISDMTSTSLRHTSSTAKVCLVCGDEASGCHYGVVTCGSCKVFFKRAVEGQHNYLCAGRNDCIIDKIRRKNCPACRVRKCLQAGMNLGARKSKKLGKMKSVSDDSKDGSSHFLSSDKDLSSVTALVPQGAPMSPYLSPSICSVLELIEPEEVFAGYDNTQPDTSDHLLTSLNRLAGKQMIRVVKWAKVLPGFRTLPIEDQITLIQYSWMCLSSFALSWRSYKHTNAQMLFFAPDLVFNEERMKQSAMYDLCVGMKQVSQQFVRLQLTYDEFLAMKVLLLLSTVPKDGLKNQAAFEEMRVNYIKEMRRAAAKATNNSGQTWQRFFQLTKLMDAMHDLVGSLLDFCFYTFRESQGLKVEFPEMLVEIISDQIPKVESGLTTTLFFHKK
- the nr3c2 gene encoding mineralocorticoid receptor isoform X1, which translates into the protein MSARERNPVCINDPIMETKRYQSFFEGSNTEDRWVQASGSMEFCCGAEEGSLTGSDVLLDIVKVSCSPSSGAAAAGCEESSAKADERQPQTQQQQTQPTLRLPANQLFAFPGFGGRKASLHGGKPEADSKELSKAVAESMGIYMNTAREGDFGFGPQQGAPGTSCNPGKVYPSCGRGVLEDIQAISVGSQTMKAPLSGAFATEPQNTNSPLGECCPGGSALVSALSSNPPTPTSVSSPTVNNMVTSTTSPSYIATGCMAIGSPLNPATVSSAMGLVAHVHRRSSTTCSPIESGTVGSPLESPLNVMRSPLSSPQSMSSVRSPPSCNPNVRSSVSSPTGSTCNGIRPSVSSPPCGSSLAASSPRNAPSAGFPAASPPSGLGLVQSGAQSPGGPDAGEFKAFEFPKVESVDGEVYNVGVDQMGVLKYIKSEPDSELRSMCQGADSNKTANVISAPFVPHIKSELKEDACLNPHYGDLHQHNMGLLPASETTYLSLRDNIDEYSLSGILGPPISSLSGNYEPGVFPSNVLSRGIKQEASDGGYHPDGGSSGPTSAIVGVNSTGHSFHYQIGAQGTMSFSRHDMRDPTSSLLNLISPVASLMDTWKARPGMPPGALPSRAEGYPGQGYISDMTSTSLRHTSSTAKVCLVCGDEASGCHYGVVTCGSCKVFFKRAVEGQHNYLCAGRNDCIIDKIRRKNCPACRVRKCLQAGMNLGARKSKKLGKMKSVSDDSKDGSSHFLSSDKDLSSVTALVPQGAPMSPYLSPSICSVLELIEPEEVFAGYDNTQPDTSDHLLTSLNRLAGKQMIRVVKWAKVLPGFRTLPIEDQITLIQYSWMCLSSFALSWRSYKHTNAQMLFFAPDLVFNEERMKQSAMYDLCVGMKQVSQQFVRLQLTYDEFLAMKVLLLLSTVPKDGLKNQAAFEEMRVNYIKEMRRAAAKATNNSGQTWQRFFQLTKLMDAMHDLVGSLLDFCFYTFRESQGLKVEFPEMLVEIISDQIPKVESGLTTTLFFHKK